One Ostrea edulis chromosome 2, xbOstEdul1.1, whole genome shotgun sequence genomic region harbors:
- the LOC125681187 gene encoding porphobilinogen deaminase-like isoform X1, with amino-acid sequence MFKKNYISLEIVYSFVCHVDNNILWLALIQTNTVINHLKKLNPHLTFEIISMQTTGDKVLDAALSKIGEKNLFTRELEVALEKNEVDFVVHSLKDLPTVLPEGLLIGCIYKRDSPYDAVVMHPSNAGKKLEDLPDESVIGTSSLRRAAQLARKFPKFIFENIRGNLNTRFKKLDEDNKYSAIILAEAGLHRMGWQDRISQVLDKNSCMYAVSQGAMAVECRNNDSFTLSLLSQIHDPETVIQCVAERAFLKKLEGGCSVPVSAFSEIKDGKLSLTGGVFSIDGTRGKIETVCLDLPESIKETDELIISPNGPRQFAGVVGNREVSIATLEVAQEVGDQVADLMLKSEAKDILANAKAETAAAIIAEKQRKDAEKLRNGVKANGH; translated from the exons atgtttaaaaaaaattatatttcccTAGAGATTGTCTATAGCTTTGTCTGTCACGTGGATAACAATATTCTTTGG CTTGCCCTGATACAGACAAACACAGTCATTAATCACCTGAAGAAACTCAACCCACATCTGACGTTTGAAATCA TTTCTATGCAGACAACAGGAGACAAGGTTTTGGATGCAGCTTTGTCAAAG ATAGGGGAGAAGAATTTGTTCACGCGAGAGCTGGAAGTTGCGCTGGAGAAGAATGAGGTAGATTTTGTTGTCCACTCACTGAAGGATCTGCCTACTGTCCTACCGGAGGGACTTCTCATTGGATGTATCTACAA GAGGGATAGTCCTTATGATGCTGTGGTAATGCATCCATCAAATGCTGGCAAGAAGCTGGAAGATTTGCCAGATGAAAG TGTAATTGGAACCAGTTCTCTAAGACGAGCTGCACAGCTAGCCAGGAAGTTCCcaaaatttatatttgaaaatatt AGAGGAAACCTGAACACCCGCTTCAAGAAGCTGGACGAGGACAATAAGTACTCAGCCATTATTTTAGCAGAAGCTGGGCTACACAGGATGGGCTGGCAGGACAGAATCTCTCAG GTGTTGGACAAGAATTCCTGTATGTATGCTGTTTCTCAAGGTGCCATGGCCGTAGAATGTAGAAATAATGATTCATTTACCCTCAGTCTTCTGTCCCAGATCCACGACCCCGAAACTGTCATCCAGTGTGTGGCAGAGAGAGCGTTCCTGAAGAAACTG GAGGGTGGTTGCAGTGTTCCAGTTTCAGCATTCTCAGAGATCAAAGATGGAAAG TTGTCCCTTACTGGTGGTGTATTCAGCATTGATGGCACAAGAGGAAAAATTGAAACTGTGTGTTTGGATCTTCCAGAGTCCATTAAAGAGACAGATGAG CTCATCATTTCTCCAAATGGACCAAGGCAGTTTGCTGGTGTTGTTGGAAATAGAGAAGTATCTATAGCAACCCTAGAAGTAGCCCAAGAAGTCGGTGACCAGGTGGCAGACCTCATGTTGAAGTCTGAAGCCAAAGACATCCTGGCCAATGCCAAGGCTGAAACAGCTGCTGCTATCATTGCCGAGAAACAGAGAAAGGATGCTGAAAAACTGAGAAATGGAGTCAAAGCTAATGGGCACTAG
- the LOC125681187 gene encoding porphobilinogen deaminase-like isoform X2 — translation METKSVVKVGSRKSQLALIQTNTVINHLKKLNPHLTFEIISMQTTGDKVLDAALSKIGEKNLFTRELEVALEKNEVDFVVHSLKDLPTVLPEGLLIGCIYKRDSPYDAVVMHPSNAGKKLEDLPDESVIGTSSLRRAAQLARKFPKFIFENIRGNLNTRFKKLDEDNKYSAIILAEAGLHRMGWQDRISQVLDKNSCMYAVSQGAMAVECRNNDSFTLSLLSQIHDPETVIQCVAERAFLKKLEGGCSVPVSAFSEIKDGKLSLTGGVFSIDGTRGKIETVCLDLPESIKETDELIISPNGPRQFAGVVGNREVSIATLEVAQEVGDQVADLMLKSEAKDILANAKAETAAAIIAEKQRKDAEKLRNGVKANGH, via the exons atggAGACTAAAAGTGTTGTCAAAGTTGGTTCCCGTAAAAGCCAG CTTGCCCTGATACAGACAAACACAGTCATTAATCACCTGAAGAAACTCAACCCACATCTGACGTTTGAAATCA TTTCTATGCAGACAACAGGAGACAAGGTTTTGGATGCAGCTTTGTCAAAG ATAGGGGAGAAGAATTTGTTCACGCGAGAGCTGGAAGTTGCGCTGGAGAAGAATGAGGTAGATTTTGTTGTCCACTCACTGAAGGATCTGCCTACTGTCCTACCGGAGGGACTTCTCATTGGATGTATCTACAA GAGGGATAGTCCTTATGATGCTGTGGTAATGCATCCATCAAATGCTGGCAAGAAGCTGGAAGATTTGCCAGATGAAAG TGTAATTGGAACCAGTTCTCTAAGACGAGCTGCACAGCTAGCCAGGAAGTTCCcaaaatttatatttgaaaatatt AGAGGAAACCTGAACACCCGCTTCAAGAAGCTGGACGAGGACAATAAGTACTCAGCCATTATTTTAGCAGAAGCTGGGCTACACAGGATGGGCTGGCAGGACAGAATCTCTCAG GTGTTGGACAAGAATTCCTGTATGTATGCTGTTTCTCAAGGTGCCATGGCCGTAGAATGTAGAAATAATGATTCATTTACCCTCAGTCTTCTGTCCCAGATCCACGACCCCGAAACTGTCATCCAGTGTGTGGCAGAGAGAGCGTTCCTGAAGAAACTG GAGGGTGGTTGCAGTGTTCCAGTTTCAGCATTCTCAGAGATCAAAGATGGAAAG TTGTCCCTTACTGGTGGTGTATTCAGCATTGATGGCACAAGAGGAAAAATTGAAACTGTGTGTTTGGATCTTCCAGAGTCCATTAAAGAGACAGATGAG CTCATCATTTCTCCAAATGGACCAAGGCAGTTTGCTGGTGTTGTTGGAAATAGAGAAGTATCTATAGCAACCCTAGAAGTAGCCCAAGAAGTCGGTGACCAGGTGGCAGACCTCATGTTGAAGTCTGAAGCCAAAGACATCCTGGCCAATGCCAAGGCTGAAACAGCTGCTGCTATCATTGCCGAGAAACAGAGAAAGGATGCTGAAAAACTGAGAAATGGAGTCAAAGCTAATGGGCACTAG